A window of Bradyrhizobium sp. AZCC 1719 genomic DNA:
TCCTCGACCGCACGCTGGATGTTGGAGGTCGCGACCTCCAGCGGCACATCGGGCAGCAGATTGAACGAGACCGTCGTCGAGGGGAACGATTGCGAGTGGTACACCGCAAGCGGCGACAGGCCGCGCTGGTAGCGCACCACGGCCGATAGCGGCACCTGGGCGTCGTTGGCGCCTGCCACATAAATCCGCTCCAAATTGGAAGGATCGCTCTGGAACTTCGGATCGATTTCCAGCACCACCATGTACTGGTTACGCTGGGTATAGATGATCGAAATCTGGCGCTGCGCGAAGGCGTTGTTCAGGGCGTTGTCGATGTCCTGGACGCTAACGCCGAGGCTCGAGGCGGTCTTGCGGTCGATCACCAGCGACAATTGCAGCCCGCCGGGGTCGCGGTCGCTGGAGATGTCGGTGATGCCCTCCACCGTCTCCATGCGCTTGGCGACCAGCGGCGCCCATTTCTGCAGGAGCTCGAGATTCGTGCTCGACAGCGTATACTGGTAATCGGAATCGCTTTGCCGGCCGCCGGTGCGGATGTCCTGCGCCGCGAACATGAACAGGCGGATGCCGGCGACCCGATAGAGATTCTTGCGCAGGCGATCGATCACCTGCGCCGTCGACATGCCAGCCCGCTCCTCCGGCGGCTTCAGGCTGATGAACATGGTGCCGCGATTGGAGCTGCCGCCGCCCGGACCGGCGGTGCCGCCGAGCGAAGAGCCGACGGCAGCGACCGCCGGATCGGCCATCACGATATCGGCCAATTGCTGCTGCAGCCCGAGCATCGCCTGGAACGAGGTATCGGGAGATGCGCGTGTAGCGCCGATCACCAGCCCGCTGTCGTCGGTCGGGAAGTAGCCTTTCGGCGTCTTGATATAGAGCACCACCGTCAGCGCAATGGTGGCAAAGAACACGAGCAGGGTCAGGAACGGGAAGCCGAGCACCGCCCGCAGCGTCCAGGCGTAGAAGGAAACGATGCGCGACAGCGTGCCCTCGACCAGCCGGTCGAGCCAGGTCGCGCGATCGGAGGTCGCTTCCTTGATATAATGCGCGCAGATCATCGGCGTGATCGTGAGCGACACGACAGTTGACACCACGATGGCAAAGGTCAGCGTCAGCGAGAATTCGCGCAACAGCCGGCCGACGATCCCGTCCATGAAAATCAGCGGCGTGAAGGCCGCGATCAGCGACAGGCTGATCGACAGCACGGTAAAGCCGATCTGCTTGGCGCCTTCGAGCGCCGCCGGGTACGGCGCCATGCCATGTTCGAGGTTGCGGTACATGTTCTCGATCATGACGATGGCGTCGTCGACCACGAAGCCGACGGAAATCGCCAGCGCCATCAGCGACAGATTGTCGATCGAGAATCCGGCGAGCCACATGCCGGCGCAGGTGCCGGCCAGCGCCAGCGGCACCGAAACGCCGGCCGCAATCGTCGGCGTCAACCGCCGCAGGAACGCGAACACCACCACCATGACGAGAAATGCCGTCGCCAGCAGCGTGTATTGCATGTCGAGCACGCTGGCGCGGATGGTGCCGGTGCGGTCGACGAGCGTCGAAATTTCCACGCCGCCGGGCAGCCACTGCTTCAGTTCCGGCAGCAGCGCCCTCACCCGATCGACAGTATCGATCACGTTGGCATCGCCCTGCTTGGTGATCTGGATCAGAACCGCCGGCTGCTTGTTGAACCAGGCGATCGAGCGGCTGTTGCGGACGGAATCCTCGACATCGGCGACATCGGCGAGGCGGACGAAATTGCCGGCGGAACTCTTGATGATGATGTCGCGGAATTCGGCCGCGGTACGCATCTGCTTGTTGGTCGAGATCGTCTCGCTCTGGCGGCCGCCGTTGAAAATGCCGACTGGTCCCAGCGGATTGGCGTTGATGATGGCGAGCCGCACGTCGTCGGTCGCAATCCCGGCATTCGACAGCGCCACCGGGTTGAGCGCGATCCGTACCGCCGGCTGGTCGGCGCCGGTGACGTTGACTTCGCCGACACCCGGAACCTGCGAGATGCGCTGCGCAATCACGGTATCGGCGACGTCATACATCGCGCTCGTCGTCAGCGTCTTCGACGTCAGTGCCAGCACGAACACCGGGGAGGCCGCGGGATTGGCCTTGCGAAAGCGTGGCAACGACGGCAGATCGGTCGGCAGATCCGCCAGCGAGGCGTTGATCGCCGCCTGCACGTCGCGCGCGGCGCGGTCGATGTTGCGGCCGATCGAGAATTGCAACTGGATGCTGGTGGTGCCGAGCGAACTGGTCGAGGTGATCCGGTCAAGGCCCGCAATTTGGCCGAGCCTGCGCTCCAGCGGCGCCGCAACCGTCGAGGCCATCACGGAAGGATCGGCGCCAGGACGCGTGGCGGACACCCGGATCATCGGGAAGTCGACATTGGGCACTGACGAGACCGGCAGAAAGACATAGGCGACCATGCCGACCAGGAAGAGCCCGATCGCCAGCAGCGTGGTACCCACCGGCCGCCGGATGAAGGGCTCCGAGATCGATGCCATCTACTGCATCCCCTCGGTGGCGCCGGCAACCGTGGGTCCGGGCGGCCCTGGGTCTGGCACCGCCTTCTCGATTTTGCGATTGATCCGGTCGAGCGCCAGATAGATCACTGGCGTTGTATAGAGCGTCAGCAACTGGCTCAGCAGCAACCCGCCGATGATGGAAATGCCTAGCGGGAAGCGCAGCTCCGCGCCGGTGCCGCTTTCGATCGCCAGCGGCAGCGCACCGAACAGCGCCGCCAGCGTCGTCATCATGATCGGGCGGAAGCGCAGCAGGCACGCCTGCACGATAGCCTCGGAAGGCGACATGCCCTGACGCCGTTCGGCTTCAAGCGCGAAGTCGATCATCATGATCGCGTTCTTCTTGACGATGCCCATCAACAGGATGATGCCGATCAGGCCGATCACCGACAGGTCCTGCCCGAACAGCATCAGCGCCAGAATGGCGCCGACGCCGGCGGACGGCAGCGTCGAGAGAATGGTGATCGGGTGAATGTAGCTCTCGTAGAGCACGCCGAGCACGATGTAGATGGTAACGATCGCCGCCAGAATGAGCCATGGCTGGCCGGCCAGCGACTTGGAGAATTCGGCCGCATCGCCCGAATAGACCCCGACGATGCTGCCGGGCATGCCGATCCTGGTCTCGATTTGCTTGACCGCCGCGACGGCATCGCCCAACGCCTCGCCGGGGCCGAGGTTGAAACTGAGCGACACCGCCGGAAATTGCGCGAGATGCGAGATCGCCAGCGGCGCGGTAGTACGGGTCAGCGTCGCCACCGCCGATAGCGGCACCTGGGCGCCGGGCGCGCCGGCGGTCGTGCTCGCGGCCCCCGGGAGATAGAGTTTCGACAGGATCGACGGATCGCGCTGGTACATCGGCATCGCCTCCAGCACCACGCGATACTGGTTGGCCTGGCCGTAGATCGTCGAAATCTGCCGCTGCGCAAAGGCGTCGTTGAGGGTGTCGTTGACCGCCTGGAGGCTGACGCCGAGCTGGCCGGCGCGCTGGCGGTTGATGTCGAGCGCGGCGCGCAAGCCGCCCTCCTGCGCTTCCGACGAGACATCGCGGAACAGCGGATCCCGGCGCATCTCGGCAACGAGCTTCTGCGACCACAGCGCCACCTGCGCGGCATCGGTGCCGGTCAGCGTATACTGATACTGCGAGCGGCTCGACTGGGTCGAGATCTGCACGTCCTGCACCGGCTGGAAATAGATGGTCATGCCGGGAATTTTCGCTGTGCGCTGTTTCAGCCGGTCGACCACCACGGAAATATCATCATGCCGCTCGCCGCGCGGCCTAAGCGTCATTACCAGACGCCCGACATTGGTGGTCGGATTGACCGATCCGGCCCCGATCACGGAGACGACGCCGATCACGTCCGGATCGGCCTGGATCGCGGCCGCCGCCGTCGCCTGCCGGCTTTGCATCTCGGCAAAGGAGACGTCGGGACCGGCCTCGGTCACGGCGGTGATCGAGGCCGTATCCTGCAGCGGCAGAAAGCCCTTCGGCGCAATCACGTACATGATTAGCGTCGCGGCGATGGTGGCGAACGTCACCACAAGGGTCGCGCGCTGGCGCTGCAACACCCATAGCAGCGTGCGATGGTAGAAGGCGACCATGCGGTCGATGAAGCGGCTGACGGCGGCAAGCCCCGGCACCGTCATCTCTTCCCCGACATGCTTCAATAGCCGCGAACACATCATCGGCGTCAGCGTCAGCGACACGATCGCCGAGGTCACGACCGCAATCGTCAGCGTCAGCGCGAATTCGCGGAACATGCGCCCGACCAGCCCGGACATGAACAGCAGCGGGATGAAGACCGCGATCAGCGACACCGTCAGTGAGATCACGGTAAAGCCGATTTCGCTGGCGCCCTTCAGCGACGCCTCCATCACCGATTCGCCGTTCTCCATGTGGCGGACGATGTTCTCTATCATCACGATGGCGTCGTCGACTACGAAGCCGGT
This region includes:
- a CDS encoding efflux RND transporter permease subunit, with the translated sequence MASISEPFIRRPVGTTLLAIGLFLVGMVAYVFLPVSSVPNVDFPMIRVSATRPGADPSVMASTVAAPLERRLGQIAGLDRITSTSSLGTTSIQLQFSIGRNIDRAARDVQAAINASLADLPTDLPSLPRFRKANPAASPVFVLALTSKTLTTSAMYDVADTVIAQRISQVPGVGEVNVTGADQPAVRIALNPVALSNAGIATDDVRLAIINANPLGPVGIFNGGRQSETISTNKQMRTAAEFRDIIIKSSAGNFVRLADVADVEDSVRNSRSIAWFNKQPAVLIQITKQGDANVIDTVDRVRALLPELKQWLPGGVEISTLVDRTGTIRASVLDMQYTLLATAFLVMVVVFAFLRRLTPTIAAGVSVPLALAGTCAGMWLAGFSIDNLSLMALAISVGFVVDDAIVMIENMYRNLEHGMAPYPAALEGAKQIGFTVLSISLSLIAAFTPLIFMDGIVGRLLREFSLTLTFAIVVSTVVSLTITPMICAHYIKEATSDRATWLDRLVEGTLSRIVSFYAWTLRAVLGFPFLTLLVFFATIALTVVLYIKTPKGYFPTDDSGLVIGATRASPDTSFQAMLGLQQQLADIVMADPAVAAVGSSLGGTAGPGGGSSNRGTMFISLKPPEERAGMSTAQVIDRLRKNLYRVAGIRLFMFAAQDIRTGGRQSDSDYQYTLSSTNLELLQKWAPLVAKRMETVEGITDISSDRDPGGLQLSLVIDRKTASSLGVSVQDIDNALNNAFAQRQISIIYTQRNQYMVVLEIDPKFQSDPSNLERIYVAGANDAQVPLSAVVRYQRGLSPLAVYHSQSFPSTTVSFNLLPDVPLEVATSNIQRAVEELHMPEGIRGSFDGSAGDFNKTSGRQPLLILGALVAMYIVLGVLYESLAHPITIISTLPSAGLGALLALQVTNTPLTVIAFVGIILLIGIVKKNGIMMVDFALDAERHRGLSSADAIFEACRARFRPILMTTMAALFAGIPLVIATGPGTELRRPLGITIIGGLLVSQILTLYTTPVIYLLIDRLRQRSRPAAIAAPAE
- a CDS encoding efflux RND transporter permease subunit, which encodes MSVSEPFIRRPIATSLLGIALMIGGALGYWALPVSALPQVDFPTVQVTTQLPGASPDVVASLITAPLERQLGQIPSLSSMQSTSSFGVSQISLQFDLNRDIDGATQDVQAAINAAAGILPRNLPYPPTYAKVNPADAAVLTLALTSETISLRAMSDIADTILGQRLSQISGVGRVAILGGLKPAVRVQADLARLAAYGISMEDLRNAIAGANVSGPKGSLDGAQQAYTIAANDQIAAAEAYKPIIIAYRNGSPVTIGDVAIIIDGLENDRTGGWYQGTPAVIIDIQRQPGANVIDVVRQIRDEIPKVQRAIPAGVNLNIVSDRTVTIRASVRDVQFTLILSVVLVTLVVLLFLRSLRATLIAGVALPLSLITSFGIMYFCGFSLDNLSLMALTIGTGFVVDDAIVMIENIVRHMENGESVMEASLKGASEIGFTVISLTVSLIAVFIPLLFMSGLVGRMFREFALTLTIAVVTSAIVSLTLTPMMCSRLLKHVGEEMTVPGLAAVSRFIDRMVAFYHRTLLWVLQRQRATLVVTFATIAATLIMYVIAPKGFLPLQDTASITAVTEAGPDVSFAEMQSRQATAAAAIQADPDVIGVVSVIGAGSVNPTTNVGRLVMTLRPRGERHDDISVVVDRLKQRTAKIPGMTIYFQPVQDVQISTQSSRSQYQYTLTGTDAAQVALWSQKLVAEMRRDPLFRDVSSEAQEGGLRAALDINRQRAGQLGVSLQAVNDTLNDAFAQRQISTIYGQANQYRVVLEAMPMYQRDPSILSKLYLPGAASTTAGAPGAQVPLSAVATLTRTTAPLAISHLAQFPAVSLSFNLGPGEALGDAVAAVKQIETRIGMPGSIVGVYSGDAAEFSKSLAGQPWLILAAIVTIYIVLGVLYESYIHPITILSTLPSAGVGAILALMLFGQDLSVIGLIGIILLMGIVKKNAIMMIDFALEAERRQGMSPSEAIVQACLLRFRPIMMTTLAALFGALPLAIESGTGAELRFPLGISIIGGLLLSQLLTLYTTPVIYLALDRINRKIEKAVPDPGPPGPTVAGATEGMQ